In the genome of Prosthecobacter sp., one region contains:
- the folP gene encoding dihydropteroate synthase has product MFRWRFGNHDLDLTHRGLIMGIVNVTPDSFSDGGRFNDHGRAVEHALALIAEGADILDIGGESTRPGAEPVEEAEELRRVLPVIRAVRSQTKALISIDTMKAAVARAALDAGADIINDVTGLRADAAMPRLAAQTSAGLVVMHMTGTPQTMQANPHYDDVVAEVRGYFENRLRLLENEGIAPERVVLDPGFGFGKTLEHNLTLMRELPKLAALRPLLIGVSRKSMIAKVLHSDAMDDRFWPTIALSAYAREHGARIVRVHDVRPNREALRMMEAILTSV; this is encoded by the coding sequence ATGTTCCGCTGGCGTTTCGGCAACCACGACCTCGATCTCACGCATCGCGGCCTCATCATGGGCATCGTCAACGTCACGCCCGACAGCTTTTCCGACGGCGGCCGCTTCAACGACCACGGTCGCGCCGTCGAGCACGCGCTCGCCTTGATCGCCGAAGGAGCCGACATCCTCGACATCGGCGGCGAATCCACCCGCCCCGGTGCCGAACCCGTCGAGGAAGCCGAGGAACTGCGCCGCGTATTGCCGGTGATCCGCGCCGTGCGTTCCCAAACCAAGGCGCTCATCTCCATCGACACCATGAAGGCCGCCGTCGCCCGCGCTGCGCTCGATGCCGGGGCCGACATCATCAACGACGTCACCGGCTTGCGCGCCGATGCCGCCATGCCGCGTCTTGCAGCTCAAACCAGCGCCGGCCTCGTCGTCATGCACATGACCGGCACCCCGCAGACCATGCAGGCGAACCCGCACTACGACGATGTCGTCGCCGAGGTGCGCGGTTACTTTGAGAACCGCCTGCGCCTGCTCGAAAATGAAGGCATCGCCCCCGAACGCGTCGTGCTCGACCCAGGCTTCGGCTTTGGCAAGACCCTGGAGCACAACCTCACCCTCATGCGCGAGCTGCCAAAGCTCGCCGCGCTGCGCCCACTGCTCATCGGCGTCTCACGCAAATCCATGATCGCCAAAGTCCTTCATTCCGACGCCATGGACGATCGCTTCTGGCCTACCATCGCTCTTAGCGCCTACGCCCGCGAACACGGCGCCCGCATCGTCCGCGTCCACGATGTGAGGCCCAATCGCGAAGCGCTGCGGATGATGGAGGCGATTTTGACAAGCGTGTGA